A stretch of Lathyrus oleraceus cultivar Zhongwan6 chromosome 6, CAAS_Psat_ZW6_1.0, whole genome shotgun sequence DNA encodes these proteins:
- the LOC127094628 gene encoding uncharacterized protein LOC127094628: protein MEVYLSKKISSGKGTRKDYFEFKEVISMIQEASLMKIVTGFGKCYKILVKEFIVNISKGYDNKRSKEFRKVYVRGRRVDSSPEIINRFFGRNEEKQAKIEVSDNVIRGEITAKQVKKCPRKGKLFASAWSVKHVVLHRIRAANWVPTNPTSNIATSLGNFIYIVGTKSSFDFGSYVFDQTMKHAASYIVKMPIAFPSLICGVILSQQPIILISSDSTCKRDPPLSLHYKLSTRKHVPDIVMTSGQTPSRPTNRTCILAELKDTCNTLDETIKVVLKGKSRLKC from the coding sequence ATGGAAGTTTATTTATCAAAGAAGATTAGCTCTGGTAAGGGAACTAGGAAAGATTATTTTGAATTCAAAGAGGTGATAAGTATGATTCAAGAGGCTAGTTTAATGAAAATTGTAACTGGTTTTGGCAAGTGCTATAAAATTCTTGTCAAAGAATTTATTGTGAACATCTCTAAGGGATATGACAACAAGAGGAGCAAGGAGTTTAGAAAAGTGTATGTTAGAGGAAGACGTGTGGATTCTTCTCCTGAAATAATCAATAGGTTCTTTGGAAGAAATGAAGAAAAACAAGCTAAAATAGAAGTCTCTGACAATGTTATCCGCGGAGAGATTACTGCTAAACAAGTGAAGAAATGTCCAAGGAAAGGGAAATTATTTGCAAGTGCCTGGAGTGTGAAGCATGTTGTTCTCCATAGAATTAGAGCTGCTAATTGGGTCCCTACCAATCCCACTTCCAATATTGCTACGAGTCTAGGTAATTTTATTTATATTGTAGGGACTAAGTCAAGTTTTGACTTTGGATCCTATGTCTTTGATCAAACTATGAAGCATGCTGCCTCTTATATTGTGAAGATGCCAATAGCTTTTCCCTCCTTGATCTGTGGTGTTATCCTAAGTCAACAACCAATCATCTTAATCAGCTCTGACAGTACCTGCAAAAGGGACCCTCCTCTCTCATTACATTATAAGCTATCCACTAGGAAACATGTCCcagacattgtcatgacatctgggCAGACACCTTCCAGACCTACTAATAGAACATGCATCCTTGCTGAGTTAAAAGATACCTGCAATACTTTAGATGAAACTATAAAAGTTGTACTTAAAGGAAAATCAAGATTGAAATGTTGA